The Deefgea tanakiae DNA segment ATATGGCGGAACAAAAATTAGGTAGTTTGGAGCTGGTTGCCCAATGGCTCAGTTGTCCTCATGCGGAACTGAATGGCGCGCCACCCGTATATTGGGTGGGGCGGACTGATGGCACTGAGATGGTGCGCGAGTTGCTCGAAAAATATCCGCTACCGCCGTGGCGGCAGCGTCATCCCACTGCTTAGTGGCTATAGCCTTCGGTCGATGGCTTGGCTTTATGAAAAGTAATCGTCTGCTCAGTGATAATCGACGGTGGTGGTGATTTTAGAATGTGCGGTTTCATTTTGCCCATCACGTGCATTTCGCACGGTTTGCAATCGAATACCAGCGTGTAGCTTTCTTTGTCGTTCGCCAAAGTCATCGGCTCAGCCTTGATTTGGCCTTTCACACCAATCACGCCTTTGGCCTGTTTCGGGCACAATTCAAACGAAAACCGCAGGCAATGCTTGGTAATCATCAGCGGGACTTCACCCGCTTCTTCGTGTGCCTCGTAGGCCGCAGCGATGAGTTTAACGCCGTGCTCTTGATAAAACTCTCTGGCGCGGGCGTTGTAGACATTGCCCAAGAACGACAGCGTTTCATCTGGGTAAATCGCAGGCGGCGCAACCGGCACTTTACGTTCTTGCTTGGGCCATGCAGCAACGCGTGCGAGTTCGAGTTGTTCGACCGCTTCGCGGCGTAGCGCGTTAATCGCGGATGCAGCCACATGCCAAGGCTGGCTCAGATTGAGTGATACGTCTTCGGCATAAAACATCGTATTGCCGAGTTTGCCAAGGCCGCCAATCAGGCCACTCCACGCTTTATCCGCATTTTGCGACATTTCCAGCGCCATTGGCGCGTCCACCGTCACCGTACAGCCGTCGGCATCGGTAATGGTGAGCGCAAGACCCGTCGCAGTTTCAGACAAATTGAGCCACACGCCGACTTTACGTTCTGCGGATTTTTTATTGAGTATCTGTTCCCAGGCATGATCACGATTGCGGTTCATGCCAATACCTGCTTTAAGGCCGACTAGTTCGCTCATAGGCTCATTAGGGAACACGCGAAATAGCCCAGCCGCTTTATCGACGGCTTCAACGGTATTGGCTTGCACGCCGACCACTTCACGTTTTTTCATGTAATTCAAACCATCGCCGTTAGCCAGTGGCTCAGCGGGATCAATGATTTGAATTTCAAAGAATTTATCCGCAACGCGAGTGATTGTGCCAACGGGCAGACCAATGTATTTCGGTGAATCAAACGCGCCGATGTCGGTTTTGCGTTCTGTCGCAAAATAATCGGTATGACCACGGTGGAAGGTTTTATCGACGTTGGGTGTAAAGAAAATCTCGCTGCGACCACTCGACGCCGGTGCAAGGTCAGGGCGTTGTTCCAAAATCGCATCAAGGTGTTGGCGGTAATGCGCAGTGATGTTTTTAACGTATTGCGCGTCTTTGTAGCGACCTTCGATTTTGAACGAGCGTACACCAGCATCGACTAGCAGTGCCAAATTGTCGGTTTGATCATTGTCCTTCATCGACAGCAAATGCTTATCGAACGCAACAACTTGGCCTTTGTGATCGGTGAGTGTGTACGGCAAACGACAGGCTTGTGAGCAATCGCCGCGATTGGCGCTGCGATTGGTTGCGGCATGGCTGATATTGCATTGGCCAGAAAACGCGACGCACAGCGCGCCGTGGATGAAATATTCAATCGTCGCCGTGTCGCCAATGGCGGCGCTGATTTCGCGAATTTGCTTCACACCCAATTCACGCGCCAGCACGATTTGCGAGAAACCGGCATCCGATAAAAATTTGGCTTTGGCGGGGTTTCGAATATCGCATTGCGTACTGGCGTGCAACTGAATCGGTGGAATATCGAGTTTGAGTACGCCCATATCTTGTACGATCAGCGCATCCACACCCGCTTCGTACAGCTGAATAATTTGCTGGCGTGCGGGTTCAAGTTCGTTGTCGTGCAGGATGGTATTGAGCGTGACAAACACGCGCGAATGATAGCGATGCGC contains these protein-coding regions:
- a CDS encoding peptidase U32 family protein, whose amino-acid sequence is MLLPHQLELLAPAKTAEIAREAILHGADAVYIGGPSFGARHNASNPIEDIASLVQFAHRYHSRVFVTLNTILHDNELEPARQQIIQLYEAGVDALIVQDMGVLKLDIPPIQLHASTQCDIRNPAKAKFLSDAGFSQIVLARELGVKQIREISAAIGDTATIEYFIHGALCVAFSGQCNISHAATNRSANRGDCSQACRLPYTLTDHKGQVVAFDKHLLSMKDNDQTDNLALLVDAGVRSFKIEGRYKDAQYVKNITAHYRQHLDAILEQRPDLAPASSGRSEIFFTPNVDKTFHRGHTDYFATERKTDIGAFDSPKYIGLPVGTITRVADKFFEIQIIDPAEPLANGDGLNYMKKREVVGVQANTVEAVDKAAGLFRVFPNEPMSELVGLKAGIGMNRNRDHAWEQILNKKSAERKVGVWLNLSETATGLALTITDADGCTVTVDAPMALEMSQNADKAWSGLIGGLGKLGNTMFYAEDVSLNLSQPWHVAASAINALRREAVEQLELARVAAWPKQERKVPVAPPAIYPDETLSFLGNVYNARAREFYQEHGVKLIAAAYEAHEEAGEVPLMITKHCLRFSFELCPKQAKGVIGVKGQIKAEPMTLANDKESYTLVFDCKPCEMHVMGKMKPHILKSPPPSIITEQTITFHKAKPSTEGYSH
- a CDS encoding antitoxin Xre/MbcA/ParS toxin-binding domain-containing protein is translated as MDLTRVGLFFELLERELAGQPDLHADLMAVAQFEPQVLLPWLGVLDMAEQKLGSLELVAQWLSCPHAELNGAPPVYWVGRTDGTEMVRELLEKYPLPPWRQRHPTA